In Maridesulfovibrio sp., a single genomic region encodes these proteins:
- the tilS gene encoding tRNA lysidine(34) synthetase TilS, producing the protein MFSLPKSIQELNSRQARLCLEIEKFGKSRAGADFSSGNMLVGVSGGIDSTALLIISTLLAGKSGGRVFCAHVNHGLRESAAGDAEFVAELCAELGVRMESVRYDVRDYARSHSIGLEEAGRILRYGFYQECMDRFNADYLLLAHHLGDLCEDVVMRLIRGTGWPALSGMDAADPGRKLLRPLLFTSKDRLRSFLESVGCPWREDESNLSMQYTRNRVRHQIVPLLIEENPGFGNGIRRLKTQAELDDDFWTGEVNRILSCAEGLDSGEFFVPCSVLNKSHPALRFRVYKTILESLGNGHVLSDSLERLDSAFSGRKSGSTVQFPGSKVVIVNKNGLLFKVIKTIDRESGKV; encoded by the coding sequence ATGTTCTCACTGCCAAAGTCAATTCAGGAATTGAACTCCAGACAGGCCAGACTCTGCCTTGAAATCGAAAAATTCGGTAAGAGCCGGGCCGGGGCGGATTTCAGTTCCGGAAATATGCTCGTAGGTGTGTCCGGAGGCATCGACTCCACTGCCCTGCTTATAATTTCCACCCTGCTGGCCGGGAAATCCGGGGGCAGGGTTTTTTGTGCTCATGTCAATCACGGACTGCGGGAAAGCGCTGCCGGTGATGCTGAATTTGTGGCAGAACTGTGTGCTGAACTCGGAGTACGTATGGAATCTGTCCGCTATGACGTAAGGGATTATGCGCGCAGTCATTCCATTGGACTGGAAGAAGCGGGAAGAATTCTGCGGTACGGTTTTTATCAAGAGTGCATGGACAGGTTCAATGCCGATTACCTGCTTCTTGCCCATCATCTGGGGGACCTTTGCGAAGACGTTGTCATGCGGCTCATTCGCGGGACCGGCTGGCCTGCCCTTTCCGGCATGGACGCAGCAGATCCCGGGCGGAAGCTTCTGCGCCCCCTTCTTTTTACCTCCAAGGACAGATTGCGCTCCTTTCTTGAATCAGTAGGCTGTCCCTGGCGCGAAGACGAATCCAATCTATCCATGCAATATACCCGGAACAGGGTGCGCCATCAGATAGTCCCCCTGCTTATTGAGGAAAACCCCGGTTTCGGAAACGGAATCAGGAGGCTCAAGACACAGGCGGAGCTGGACGATGATTTCTGGACCGGCGAAGTCAACCGGATTCTTTCCTGTGCTGAAGGCCTTGATTCCGGAGAATTTTTTGTACCTTGTTCTGTTTTGAACAAGTCTCACCCTGCGTTAAGGTTCCGGGTTTACAAAACAATTCTTGAATCACTTGGCAACGGACATGTGCTTTCCGATTCCCTTGAGCGTCTTGATTCCGCTTTTTCAGGCCGAAAGTCCGGTTCAACGGTTCAATTTCCGGGCAGCAAGGTCGTAATTGTAAATAAAAATGGACTGTTATTCAAAGTGATAAAGACCATTGACAGGGAAAGCGGCAAGGTTTAG
- a CDS encoding adenylate kinase yields the protein MNILIFGPNGSGKGTQGALAKKKYDLDHIESGAIFRKHIGGGTELGMKAKAYIDKGELVPDDITIPMVLDVLQSSGENGWLLDGFPRSIVQAEKLWEALEKDGVKLDYVIEILLPREVAKNRIMGRRLCENDPNHPNNIFIDAIKPDGDKCRVCGGALSSRADDQDEDAINKRHDIYYDDKTGTIAAAYFYKDLAPKAGFKYIELNGEGTIDSIKETLMSQLS from the coding sequence ATGAATATTCTTATTTTCGGACCCAACGGCAGCGGTAAAGGTACTCAGGGCGCACTCGCCAAGAAAAAATACGACCTCGATCACATTGAATCAGGCGCTATCTTCCGCAAGCACATCGGCGGCGGCACCGAACTCGGAATGAAGGCCAAGGCATATATCGACAAGGGCGAACTCGTACCTGACGATATCACCATCCCCATGGTTCTTGACGTTCTGCAGTCCTCCGGCGAAAACGGCTGGCTCCTCGACGGTTTCCCCCGCTCCATCGTTCAGGCTGAAAAGCTTTGGGAAGCTCTGGAAAAAGACGGCGTAAAACTCGACTACGTTATCGAAATCCTGCTGCCCCGCGAAGTTGCCAAGAACCGCATCATGGGCCGTCGCCTCTGTGAAAACGATCCCAACCACCCCAACAACATATTCATCGACGCCATCAAGCCTGACGGCGACAAATGTCGCGTATGTGGCGGAGCTCTCTCCTCCCGCGCAGACGACCAGGACGAAGATGCAATCAACAAACGTCACGACATCTACTATGATGACAAGACCGGAACTATTGCTGCTGCATACTTCTACAAAGATCTGGCTCCTAAAGCTGGCTTCAAGTACATCGAACTCAACGGTGAAGGCACCATTGATTCCATCAAAGAGACCCTCATGTCTCAGCTTTCCTAG
- a CDS encoding DUF4198 domain-containing protein, giving the protein MRKLTVLFVASLLVLAFSGSALAHFGMLIPESSIVLPAKKSAGLELSFSHPFEGHGMNLVTPKKFSVYYDGQETDLLSALKKTKIMDHDAFKVEYKFKRPGMYTFFMEPTPYPEPAEDNYIIHYTKTVVSAFNEGEDWNKPLGVKTEIIPLTRPWGNYAGNVFQGVVMLDGKPAPYTRVEVEYYNKDSKYVAPFECMVTQEVLCDANGVFTFVCPKAGWWGFAGLNDADYKIKGKDVELGAVLWIEMIPYKTK; this is encoded by the coding sequence ATGCGTAAATTGACTGTGCTGTTTGTGGCTTCTTTACTTGTTCTGGCTTTCAGCGGTTCCGCGCTGGCTCATTTCGGTATGCTGATTCCCGAAAGTTCCATTGTCCTGCCTGCTAAAAAATCGGCCGGGCTTGAGCTTTCATTTTCACATCCTTTTGAAGGGCACGGAATGAATCTTGTAACCCCTAAAAAATTCAGTGTATATTATGATGGTCAGGAAACCGATCTTCTTTCTGCTTTGAAGAAAACCAAAATCATGGATCATGATGCATTCAAAGTGGAGTACAAGTTCAAACGTCCGGGCATGTACACATTTTTCATGGAACCGACCCCCTACCCCGAACCGGCTGAAGACAACTACATCATTCATTACACCAAAACCGTTGTCTCCGCGTTCAACGAAGGTGAAGACTGGAACAAACCTCTCGGCGTGAAGACTGAAATCATTCCTTTGACCCGTCCCTGGGGCAACTATGCCGGAAACGTATTTCAGGGGGTAGTCATGCTGGACGGCAAACCCGCTCCTTATACCCGCGTTGAAGTGGAATACTACAACAAGGATTCCAAATACGTAGCTCCTTTCGAGTGCATGGTTACCCAGGAAGTTCTGTGCGATGCCAACGGTGTGTTCACCTTTGTATGCCCGAAAGCAGGCTGGTGGGGATTTGCCGGACTCAATGACGCCGACTACAAAATAAAAGGTAAAGATGTTGAACTCGGCGCAGTCCTTTGGATTGAAATGATTCCTTATAAAACCAAATAG
- a CDS encoding response regulator: protein MRNPQVLIVDDSKTIRSVICSQLKRHSIDVTEAVDGLEGLALTRENHYDLVITDITMPGINGYQLCSEIKNNPDTQSTPVIILSSNEKNEHIEKGFEVGAAAYVTKNNARQELIPYIQEILNRSKILRDRLVLVVDDSKYILKIVDAGLSAAGFKVVTASNGAEAFEIVSQVAPDLILSDICMPVMDGIEFCEKVQNHPDLSHIPFVIMSSGSDRRTMRELLHKGAAAFLVKPFNIDQLVITAEKLLSDHFRILLQQRELLKKERTLLMGSITSLVQALEARDSYTRGHSDTVSFLSVKTAEKLRLPEKDVERIEFAAKLHDLGKIGIRDDILLKNGPLSEQEFSVIKKHPILGAEILKPIPSMEDIIPAVLHHHEKMNGSGYPHGLTTTEIPLWARIISVSDVYDALTTDRPYKKAFTHKAAMEFIEDKADNELCPECTRAFQAVMSDFQPETVKRISMAAVCPGRKLPTLSPC from the coding sequence ATGCGCAACCCGCAGGTCCTTATAGTCGATGACAGCAAAACCATACGCTCGGTTATCTGTTCCCAACTCAAGCGCCATTCCATAGATGTAACGGAAGCTGTGGACGGTCTTGAGGGGCTTGCCCTTACCCGTGAAAATCACTACGATCTGGTCATTACCGATATTACCATGCCGGGCATCAACGGCTACCAGCTGTGCTCTGAAATCAAAAACAACCCGGATACCCAGTCCACTCCTGTCATCATCCTTTCCAGTAATGAAAAAAATGAACATATCGAAAAAGGTTTTGAAGTCGGGGCGGCTGCATATGTGACCAAGAACAACGCCCGGCAGGAACTGATTCCGTATATTCAGGAAATTCTGAATCGGTCCAAGATTCTGCGGGACCGTCTTGTTCTGGTTGTTGATGACTCCAAGTACATACTTAAAATAGTTGATGCAGGTCTCTCTGCGGCCGGGTTCAAGGTGGTTACGGCGTCCAATGGAGCCGAGGCATTTGAAATTGTCAGCCAGGTAGCTCCCGACCTTATTCTGTCCGATATCTGTATGCCGGTTATGGACGGCATAGAGTTCTGCGAGAAAGTGCAGAACCATCCCGATCTTTCGCATATTCCGTTTGTCATAATGAGTTCGGGCTCCGACCGCAGAACAATGCGCGAACTGCTGCACAAAGGCGCAGCCGCTTTTCTGGTAAAACCGTTCAACATTGACCAGTTGGTGATAACCGCGGAAAAGCTTTTAAGCGATCACTTCCGGATTCTCCTGCAGCAGCGCGAGCTTTTGAAGAAAGAGCGCACCCTGCTCATGGGCAGTATAACCAGTCTTGTTCAGGCACTGGAAGCAAGGGATTCCTATACACGCGGCCATTCGGATACAGTCTCTTTCCTATCCGTAAAGACTGCTGAAAAGCTGAGATTGCCGGAAAAGGACGTGGAGCGCATCGAGTTTGCGGCAAAGCTGCACGATCTTGGGAAAATAGGAATACGTGACGATATCCTGTTGAAAAACGGGCCGCTCAGCGAGCAGGAATTTTCTGTAATCAAAAAGCACCCTATTCTTGGTGCTGAAATACTGAAGCCAATTCCAAGCATGGAAGACATTATCCCTGCTGTGCTGCATCATCATGAAAAGATGAACGGAAGCGGTTATCCGCACGGGCTGACAACAACAGAAATACCCCTGTGGGCCAGAATCATATCCGTATCCGACGTGTACGATGCCCTGACGACAGACCGGCCCTACAAGAAGGCTTTTACCCACAAGGCGGCCATGGAATTTATTGAGGATAAGGCTGATAATGAATTATGCCCTGAATGCACAAGAGCTTTTCAGGCCGTTATGAGTGATTTTCAACCGGAAACGGTCAAGCGGATCAGCATGGCTGCAGTTTGTCCAGGCCGGAAACTTCCCACGCTTTCTCCTTGCTGA
- a CDS encoding phage integrase central domain-containing protein, giving the protein MALTVKQIQAAKPKKKLYRLGDSNGLCLEVTPSGTKLWRYRYRFNGKEKMMAIGSFPATSLKEARDKRDEQRKILERGINPSEYKKDQQAAASGENEFESIAREWHTKFKNTWTVGHAQTILSRLELNCFPWIGKMIVSEIEPPDILKVLRRIESRGALETAHRVRSILGQVLRYAVATGRATRDATSDLKGALPPVKHKHMATITDPKQIGPLLNSIDEYEGRHITKCALQLAPLVFVRPGELRHGLWSEVDLEAAEWRIPAGKMKARRPHIVPLSRQALEILYELKPLTGDGEFLFPSVRSKLTPMSENTVNGALRRLGYTKEELTGHGFRSMASTNLNENGWKPDVIERQLAHVEGNSVRAAYNHADYLPERRKMMQWWADYLDALKNEDEIPSI; this is encoded by the coding sequence ATGGCTCTTACCGTAAAGCAGATTCAAGCCGCAAAACCCAAAAAGAAATTGTACCGCCTTGGGGATTCAAACGGACTGTGTCTTGAAGTCACCCCCTCAGGCACAAAATTATGGAGATACCGGTATCGTTTTAACGGCAAAGAAAAAATGATGGCCATAGGCTCATTCCCTGCGACTAGCCTCAAAGAAGCACGAGATAAGCGAGATGAACAACGTAAAATTCTAGAACGAGGTATAAACCCCTCCGAATACAAAAAAGACCAGCAAGCAGCGGCAAGTGGAGAAAATGAATTTGAATCAATTGCCCGCGAATGGCACACCAAATTCAAAAACACATGGACCGTAGGACACGCCCAAACTATTCTCAGCCGTCTTGAACTAAACTGTTTCCCTTGGATCGGCAAAATGATTGTCAGTGAGATTGAACCGCCGGATATCTTAAAAGTCCTCAGAAGAATTGAAAGCCGGGGTGCGCTTGAAACAGCCCACCGTGTACGCAGCATTCTCGGTCAGGTTTTACGTTATGCCGTAGCCACCGGCCGCGCCACCCGTGACGCTACTTCAGACCTTAAAGGTGCTCTTCCGCCAGTGAAGCACAAACACATGGCGACAATAACCGATCCTAAACAAATCGGCCCCCTTCTCAACAGTATTGATGAATATGAAGGCAGACACATAACCAAGTGCGCTTTGCAACTAGCTCCGTTAGTTTTCGTCCGTCCCGGAGAACTGAGGCACGGCTTATGGAGTGAAGTTGACCTTGAAGCCGCAGAATGGCGAATCCCTGCGGGTAAAATGAAAGCCCGTCGCCCACATATCGTTCCATTATCCAGGCAAGCCTTAGAAATTTTATATGAACTAAAACCACTGACCGGTGATGGTGAGTTTCTATTTCCAAGTGTACGCAGCAAGCTAACGCCCATGAGTGAAAACACTGTCAACGGAGCGTTGCGCCGCCTTGGCTACACCAAAGAAGAACTCACAGGACACGGTTTCCGCTCCATGGCTTCAACCAACCTTAATGAAAACGGTTGGAAGCCAGACGTGATTGAAAGACAGCTTGCTCACGTTGAAGGCAACAGCGTGCGTGCAGCTTATAACCATGCCGATTATCTCCCGGAACGGCGTAAGATGATGCAATGGTGGGCTGATTATTTAGATGCTTTGAAGAATGAGGATGAGATACCCAGCATTTAA